The Spirochaetaceae bacterium genome window below encodes:
- a CDS encoding DUF2089 family protein — protein MIGNEDVHDELAACPVCSDELLVQEYRCRGCGVVLRGLFRRCELCALPEELLHFVGVFLEVEGNFRSVERRLGISYPTVKARLASVNARLAEARLRADAGIAPGAPDDADAGPSLGAAGGAEQRGRNAGARNVEASDARGHSVHGRSERLALLRDLRAGRITVDEALRELRDA, from the coding sequence CATGACGAACTGGCGGCGTGTCCGGTGTGCAGCGACGAACTCCTGGTGCAGGAGTACCGGTGCCGGGGTTGCGGTGTTGTCCTGAGAGGCCTGTTCCGGCGCTGCGAACTGTGCGCCCTGCCGGAGGAATTGCTGCACTTCGTGGGCGTGTTCCTCGAGGTGGAGGGCAACTTTCGCAGCGTCGAGCGCCGCCTCGGGATCTCCTATCCCACCGTGAAGGCGCGTCTGGCGAGCGTCAACGCCCGGCTGGCGGAGGCGCGCCTGCGCGCCGACGCCGGCATCGCGCCCGGCGCGCCCGACGATGCGGACGCCGGTCCGTCTCTCGGCGCGGCCGGTGGAGCCGAGCAGCGCGGGCGCAACGCCGGGGCGCGCAATGTCGAGGCGTCCGACGCCCGAGGGCATAGCGTGCACGGGCGTAGTGAGCGGCTGGCCCTGCTGCGCGACTTGCGCGCCGGCCGCATCACCGTCGACGAAGCCCTGCGAGAACTACGCGATGCCTGA